The Sphingomonas sp. G-3-2-10 DNA window CTGCCGCAGGGGCTGCCGGCCTCGGTTGCGGCCACCTTCGCGCCGGCCGCTGCCGAGCCGTTTTCGGCGGCGCTGGTCGAGGGTGATGCGGCACGCGTTGCTGCAGTCGTTGCCGAGGCCGCTGCGATGCCCGGCCCGATCGTGACGGTTCATGCCCGTGGCGCGGATGGCTATCCCTGCACCCTGCTGCTGGAAGAGGTCGTCACGTCGATCAACACCACGGCGGCGGGGGGCAATGCCAGCCTGATGATGATCGGCTGAGGCATTGGCAGGCGCGGTTGCCGGGCCTAGTCCGGATGCCGTGAAGCTTATCCCGCATCCTGCCAATCCGCCTGCCGCCATCCAAGGCATCGAAGTCACCGCCGACGTTCGGCATGGCGTCAGTACGCTGAGCTGGCGCGTGATCGGCGGTCCGCCGTTGATGGCGGTGCGTTCCGAACCGGAGCGGACCGATGGCCTGTGGCAGACCACCTGTTTCGAGCTGTTCGTAAGACCCGATGACGGCGAGGCCTATTACGAGTTCAATTTCTCGCCTTCGACGCGGTGGGCGGCGTACCGGCTGGATGGGTATCGTACCGGGATGGCGGATCTGCCGCTGCCGGTGCCGATGATCGAACCGCTGGCGGACGGGGTTCGTGTGACGGTTGATCTTTCCGGCCTGCCGGGCGGGACATGGGGTTTCGGGCTGACCGCGGTGATCGAGGAAGCGGACGGGACCAAATCCTATTGGGCGATCGCCCATCCGCCCGGAAAGCCCGATTTCCACGATCCCGCTTGCTTCGCCCTCGAACTCCCGGCAGCAAACGCGGCATGAAATTCGGTATCGATCGCCTGCTCGCCGACCCGCAACTCCGCAAGCCGCTGGAGGGGAAGCGCGTGGCGCTGCTCGCGCATCCCGCTTCGGTGACGGCGGACCTGACCCATTCGCTCGACGCGCTGGTCGCGAGTGGCCTCAACATGTCGGCGGTATTCGGCCCGCAGCATGGCGTGCGCGGCGACCTGCAGGACAATATGATGGAGTCGCCGGACTATACCGACCCGACCTACGGGATGCCGGTGTTCAGCCTGTACGGCGAAGTGCGGCGGCCCACCGGCCAGTCGATGCACACGTTCGACACGATCCTGATCGACCTTCAGGATGTCGGGTGCCGCATCTACACCTTCGTCACCACGCTGCTCTACGTCCTCGAAGCCGCTGCCGAGCATGGCAAGTCGGTGTGGGTGCTCGATCGCCCCAATCCCGCCGGCCGCCCGGTCGAGGGACTGACGCTGCTGCCCGGATGGGAGAGCTTTGTCGGGGCGGGGCCGATGCCGATGCGCCACGGCATGACGCTGGGCGAGATGGGCCACTGGTTCATCGATCACTTCAAGCTGAACGTCGATTATCGCGTGATCGAAATGGAAGGCTGGCAGCCCGATGCAGCGCCCGGCTTCGGCTGGCCGCCTGAGCGCCCCTGGATCAATCCCAGCCCCAACGCCGCCAACGTCAACATGGCCCGCGCCTATGCCGGCACGGTGATGC harbors:
- a CDS encoding DOMON-like domain-containing protein, translated to MKLIPHPANPPAAIQGIEVTADVRHGVSTLSWRVIGGPPLMAVRSEPERTDGLWQTTCFELFVRPDDGEAYYEFNFSPSTRWAAYRLDGYRTGMADLPLPVPMIEPLADGVRVTVDLSGLPGGTWGFGLTAVIEEADGTKSYWAIAHPPGKPDFHDPACFALELPAANAA
- a CDS encoding DUF1343 domain-containing protein, coding for MKFGIDRLLADPQLRKPLEGKRVALLAHPASVTADLTHSLDALVASGLNMSAVFGPQHGVRGDLQDNMMESPDYTDPTYGMPVFSLYGEVRRPTGQSMHTFDTILIDLQDVGCRIYTFVTTLLYVLEAAAEHGKSVWVLDRPNPAGRPVEGLTLLPGWESFVGAGPMPMRHGMTLGEMGHWFIDHFKLNVDYRVIEMEGWQPDAAPGFGWPPERPWINPSPNAANVNMARAYAGTVMLEGTMLSEGRGTTRPLELFGAPDIDAKAVIAEMRRIAPDWLAGCTLRDFWFQPTFHKHVGQLCSGVFIHAGGPGYDHAAFRPWRLQAAGFKAIRNLYPEYDLWRDFPYEYVFDKLAIDVINGGPGLREWVDDAGSVAGGLDAVTLPDESAWEEVRRPHLLY